Proteins from a single region of Centropristis striata isolate RG_2023a ecotype Rhode Island chromosome 9, C.striata_1.0, whole genome shotgun sequence:
- the zyg11 gene encoding protein zyg-11 homolog, translated as MACSFLNTDESSPPALTDLCLTHVSQNLDCFCAKRPDGSLCFREAVLFPQELADQLLAKMATEGLLNDSTVGVFRNCEYLRLRRACLRTARISAEAFQKALCPHRLLELDAARVNADLTIPDILQGLATNKYCQESLQRLVLTGLTMSSLEEPIRYRFSSLQGLRSLSLANVDFYDSGLVEVCSLPRLESLDLSNTSVTNLSPLLGLKERLRSLTLHQLKRLEMSTAQLLGVIGQLDVLQHLDISDDKQFTSDVARQLLGQPGILPALVSLDVSGRKQVTDAAVKTFVEERPGMTFMGLLATDAGFSDFLSGEGNLKVTGEANETQICEALRRYSEREGFVREALFHLFSLTHVMEKPRPDILKLVVLGMKNHPATLNVQLAASACVFNLTKQDLAAGMPVRLLSTVTQLLLEAMRTFPNHQQLQKNCLLSLCSDRILQEVPFNRFEAAKLVMQWLCNHEDQNMQRMAVAIISILAAKLSTEQTAQLGAELFIVKQLLHIVRQKATQGVVDATLKFTLSALWNLTDESPTTCRHFIENQGLDLFIKVLESFPNESSIQQKVLGLLNNIAEVGELHVELMVQGFLDHISTLLHSPEVEVSYFAAGILAHLTSRGEEAWTLSSELRSSLLEQLHDVIMKWPAPDCEMVAYRSFNPFFPLLECFHTPGVQLWAAWAMQHVCSKNAARYCSMLLEEGGLQQLELVHTHPQTHKDVKLLAKSILESLQRHRARTGQPAHKSPPSTTVASQRK; from the exons ATGGCCTGTAGTTTCCTAAATACG GACGAGTCGTCTCCTCCGGCTCTGACAGACCTGTGCCTGACCCATGTGAGTCAGAACCTGGACTGTTTCTGTGCGAAGCGTCCTGATGGCTCGCTGTGCTTCAGAGAGGCTGTCCTCTTCCCCCAGGAGCTGGCCGACCAGCTGCTGGCCAAGATGGCCACTGAAG GTCTGTTGAATGACAGCACGGTGGGTGTATTTCGTAACTGTGAATACCTGCGTCTGAGGCGAGCCTGCCTCCGTACGGCCCGTATCTCTGCCGAGGCCTTCCAGAAAGCCCTCTGCCCTCACAGACTGCTGGAGCTGGATGCTGCCCGGGTCAATGCTGACCTCACTATCCCTGATATCCTACAGGGACTGGCCACCAATAAATACTGCCAG GAGTCCCTCCAGCGACTTGTCTTAACAGGTCTCACCATGTCATCTCTGGAGGAACCAATCCGATATCGCTTCAGCTCCCTGCAGGGCCTCCGCTCCCTCTCTCTAGCCAACGTAGACTTCTACGACTCCGGGCTTGTCGAAGTGTGTTCCCTGCCTCGACTGGAGAGCCTGGATCTCTCCAACACGTCGGTCACCAACCTGAGCCCGCTGCTGGGCCTGAAGGAGCGGCTGCGCTCGCTCACTCTGCACCAGCTGAAGAGGCTGGAGATGAGCACCGCGCAGCTGCTGGGAGTCATCGGCCAGCTGGACGTCCTGCAG CACCTGGACATCAGTGATGATAAGCAGTTCACTTCTGACGTGGCTCGTCAGCTGCTGGGACAGCCAGGGATCCTGCCCGCGCTGGTTTCCCTGGATGTGTCAGGAAGGAAAcag GTGACAGATGCAGCTGTTAAGACTTTTGTTGAGGAGAGACCAGGGATGACCTTTATGGGTCTTCTGGCCACAGATGCTGGATTTTCTGACTTCCTCTCTGGAGAAGGAAACCTAAAG GTAACAGGAGAAGCCAATGAGACCCAGATCTGTGAGGCCCTGCGTCGCTACAGTGAGAGGGAAGGTTTTGTGAGAGAGGCTCTGTTCCACCTGTTCAGCCTGACACACGTCATGGAGAAACCCAGGCCCGACATCCTCAAG CTGGTGGTTTTGGGTATGAAGAATCACCCCGCCACTCTGAATGTCCAGCTGGCAGCCAGCGCCTGTGTGTTCAACCTGACCAAGCAGGACCTGGCAGCAGGGATGCCGGTCCGACTGCTGAGCACCGTCacccagctgctgctggaggccaTGAGGACGTTCCCCAACCACCAACAG CTGCAGAAGAATTGCCTGCTGTCTCTGTGCAGTGATCGCATCCTGCAGGAGGTTCCATTCAACAG gttcgaAGCTGCCAAACTGGTGATGCAGTGGCTCTGCAACCATGAAGACCAGAACATGCAGAGGATGGCTGTGGCCATCATTTCCATCCTGGCGGCTAAG TTGTCCACAGAGCAGACAGCTCAGCTGGGAGCAGAGCTGTTCATAGTGAAG CAACTGCTCCACATCGTGCGTCAGAAGGCCACTCAGGGCGTGGTGGACGCCACCCTCAAGTTCACACTGAGCGCTCTCTGGAACCTCACTGACGAATCACCAACGACATGCCGCCATTTTATCGAGAACCAGGGCCTGGACCTCTTCATTAAGGTTCTAGAG TCCTTCCCCAACGAGTCCTCTATCCAGCAGAAGGTTCTGGGCCTGCTG AACAACATTGCGGAGGTTGGGGAGCTGCACGTGGAGCTGATGGTGCAGGGCTTCCTGGACCACATCAGCACCCTGCTGCACAGCCCGGAGGTGGAGGTCAGCTACTTCGCCGCGGGGATCCTCGCACACCTGACGTCACGAGGAGAGGAAGCCTGGACGCTCAGCTCCGAGCTGCGATCCTCGCTGCTGGAGCAGCTG CATGATGTCATTATGAAGTGGCCGGCGCCGGACTGTGAAATGGTGGCCTACAG GTCATTTAACCCCTTCTTCCCCCTGCTGGAGTGCTTCCACACCCCGGGTGTGCAGCTGTGGGCGGCCTGGGCCATGCAGCACGTCTGCAGCAAGAACG CCGCGCGCTACTGCAGCATGCTGCTGGAGGAGGGcggcctgcagcagctggagctgGTTCACACtcacccacagacacacaaagatgtCAAACTGTTGGCCAAGAGCATCCTGGAGAGCCTGCAGCGCCACAGAGCACGCACCGGGCAGCCTGCACACAAGTCCCCGCCCTCCACTACAGTAGCCTCACAgag aaaatGA